The following coding sequences lie in one Oncorhynchus kisutch isolate 150728-3 linkage group LG17, Okis_V2, whole genome shotgun sequence genomic window:
- the mbd4 gene encoding methyl-CpG-binding domain protein 4 isoform X1 gives MLSLDYHMYQAKTEPTVDTTCASPTDNNTVATRLKNNDLNTENPVTDTHFNPNSDTDTMAVPVSDMRVTKEADPNAVKRQRTRQEDEESCPPSSMPPGWVRVVRRRKSGKTAGKMDIYITSPQGQRFRSRASLQAFLLRDAGGDLQIDDFDFTKAKSGSVAVTPLPSQERQRKVHQKHTRHISEANIKEDRQNTEENMEEGRILSLPPNNTKIANSAKSCKQRTRPRDKRTIITHLRPDMPHLARGNHRPAAGRGTETGQPSDTNEDIKETNIQASVRRGEDDETERRLKAVVDDVILEKSPQRRPGLLREKLLRLAPPTDLQDALIGQEDQLPVSLLLVPVLRVQSASESEGEAEGVGVGETEGVENIEAEVHDEELPSPQTTGERCTPLKDSQSKLLGEKRKTSPYFSRKSMRDGLSPPRRKALRKWTPPRSPFHLVQETLFHDPWKLLVATVFLNKTSGKMAIPVLWQFFKLYPSAEETRGAEWKPLSVLLRSLGLYELRAKIIIRFSDEYLTKQWRYPIELHGIGKYGNDSYRIFCVEEWRQVEPQDHMLNKYHAWLWENHERRAPVHLATLGSSFILCLHTSNLIPRATVATAKHPISVVRSELSVKVKTEPLEVFQCTRTGLHCWGNTRHSPVYGMKLPAVCLNSTTLSIPRSTPVRQSRYLMVTPLTLPIIISPASAALPVSQSVPRLDPLHPPLAHRRTVSLETPAVHHHNHQRALVMQRKEHYRYHQVWRKPFYGSCTEREEYRSEVRQQLKRQMEEKRAGLMLKLTSKAEEAEFLQEVDRLALSSEKQQRIQHSRAMSHYRDENKKLMEQSWMDRALIRSQEALMERELLRHNPINWSGTLK, from the exons ATGCTATCACTGGATTATCATATGTATCAGGCTAAAACTGAGCCTACTGTTGATACAACCTGTGCTTCCCCTACGGACAACAACACAGTCGCAACCAGGCTCAAAAACAATGACCTCAACACAGAGAACCCTGTCACTGACACACATTTTAATCCTAACTCTGACACAGACACTATGGCTGTTCCAGTTTCAGATATGAGAGTTACCAAAGAGGCTGATCCCAATGCAGTCAAGAGACAGCGGACCAGACAGGAAGATGAGGAGTCGTGCCCACCTTCTAGTATGCCGCCGGGCTGGGTGAGAGTAGTGAGACGGAGGAAAAGTGGGAAGACTGCAGGCAAAATGGACATCTATATAACAAG TCCCCAGGGACAGAGGTTCCGGTCCAGGGCGTCTCTTCAAGCTTTCCTTCTCAGAGATGCAGGAGGGGATCTACAGATAGATGACTTTGACTTCACCAAAGCCAAGAGTGGCAGTGTAGCTGTGACTCCGCTGCCAAgccaggagagacagaggaaagttCATCAGAAACACACACGTCATATCTCAGAGGCCAATATTAAAGAAGACCGGCAGAACACAGAGGAGAATATGGAAGAGGGTAGAATATTAAGCCTGCCTCCAAATAACACAAAAATAGCCAATTCCGCAAAATCCTGCAagcagaggaccagacccagagACAAGAGAACGATAATAACTCATCTGAGGCCTGACATGCCTCACCTGGCAAGGGGGAATCACAGACCGGCAGCTGGGAGAGGCACAGAAACGGGCCAACCATCAGACACAAATGAAGACATCAAAGAGACAAACATACAAGCCTCTGTGAGAAGGGGTGAGGATGATGAGACTGAGAGGCGTCTGAAGGCGGTAGTTGACGATGTCATACTGGAGAAGAGCCCCCAGAGGAGGCCGGGGCTGCTGAGAGAAAAGCTGCTCAGGCTGGCCCCGCCCACTGATCTACAAGATGCTCTCATTGGTCAAGAAGATCAACTTCCTGTGTCACTGTTACTTGTCCCAGTCCTTAGGGTGCAGTCTGCTTCTGAGAGCGAGGGGGAGGCTGAGGGTGTGGGAGTGGGGGAGACTGAGGGAGTGGAGAATATAGAGGCAGAGGTGCATGACGAAGAGCTGCCATCTCCCCAGACCACTGGAGAGCGCTGTACACCACTGAAAGATTCCCAGAGCA AACTGTTAGGAGAGAAACGGAAGACCAGTCCTTATTTCAGCCGGAAGTCAATGAGAGATG GTCTAAGCCCTCCCAGGAGGAAAGCCTTAAGGAAGTGGACCCCTCCTCGCTCCCCCTTCCACCTGGTGCAGGAGACCCTTTTCCACGACCCTTGGAAACTCCTGGTAGCCACCGTGTTCCTCAACAAAACCAGcg GTAAAATGGCCATCCCGGTGTTGTGGCAGTTCTTTAAGCTTTACCCATCAGCGGAGGAGACCAGGGGGGCAGAGTGGAAGCCCCTGTCTGTGCTGCTGAGATCTTTGGGCCTGTATGAACTGCGAGCCAAAATCATCATCAGGTTCTCTG ATGAATACCTGACCAAGCAGTGGCGCTACCCTATAGAGCTGCATGGGATTGGGAAGTATGGCAATGACTCCTACAGGATCTTctgtgtagaggagtggagacag GTTGAACCCCAGGACCACATGCTGAACAAGTACCATGCTTGGCTGTGGGAGAACCATGAGAG GAGAGCACCAGTGCATTTAGCTACGCTAGGCTCCAGCTTTATTCTCTGTCTGCACACGAGTAACCTGATTCCCAGGGCAACCGTTGCCACCGCAAAACACCCAA TATCAGTAGTAAGAAGCGAGCTTAGTGTAAAAGTTAAGACAGAGCCTTTAGAAGTTTTTCAATGCACAAGGACCGGACTCCACTGCTGGGGAAACACAAGGCACAGCCCTGTCTACGGAATGAAACTTC CTGCTGTTTGCTTGAATTCCACAACTCTGTCTATTCCTCGATCCACACCTGTCCGCCAAAGTCGCTACCTTATGGTCACTCCCCTGACATTGCCCATCATCATCTCACCTGCCTCGGCAgcactgccagtcagccag TCTGTCCCCAGACTGgaccccctccatcctcctctggccCATAGACGGACTGTCAGCCTGGAGACCCCTGCTGTGCATCACCACAACCACCAGAGGGCACTGGTTATGCAGAGAAAGGAGCACTATAG GTATCACCAGGTGTGGCGGAAGCCATTCTACGGATCCTGCACTGAAAGAGAGGAGTACAG ATCGGAGGTACGTCAGCAGCTGAAGAGgcagatggaggagaagagggcgGGGCTGATGCTGAAGTTGACCAGTAAGGCAGAGGAGGCTGAGTTTTTACAGGAAGTGGATCGCTTGGCTCTGTCCAGTGAGAAACAGCAGAGGATCCAGCACAGCAGAGCGATGAGCCACTACAGAGATGAGAACAAGAAG ctGATGGAGCAGAGCTGGATGGACAGGGCACTGATTCGCTCTCAGGAGGCCCTGATGGAGAGAGAACTGCTACGCCACAACCCCATTAATTGGAGCGGCACACTGAAATAG
- the mbd4 gene encoding methyl-CpG-binding domain protein 4 isoform X2: MLSLDYHMYQAKTEPTVDTTCASPTDNNTVATRLKNNDLNTENPVTDTHFNPNSDTDTMAVPVSDMRVTKEADPNAVKRQRTRQEDEESCPPSSMPPGWVRVVRRRKSGKTAGKMDIYITSPQGQRFRSRASLQAFLLRDAGGDLQIDDFDFTKAKSGSVAVTPLPSQERQRKVHQKHTRHISEANIKEDRQNTEENMEEGRILSLPPNNTKIANSAKSCKQRTRPRDKRTIITHLRPDMPHLARGNHRPAAGRGTETGQPSDTNEDIKETNIQASVRRGEDDETERRLKAVVDDVILEKSPQRRPGLLREKLLRLAPPTDLQDALIGQEDQLPVSLLLVPVLRVQSASESEGEAEGVGVGETEGVENIEAEVHDEELPSPQTTGERCTPLKDSQSKLLGEKRKTSPYFSRKSMRDGLSPPRRKALRKWTPPRSPFHLVQETLFHDPWKLLVATVFLNKTSGKMAIPVLWQFFKLYPSAEETRGAEWKPLSVLLRSLGLYELRAKIIIRFSDEYLTKQWRYPIELHGIGKYGNDSYRIFCVEEWRQVEPQDHMLNKYHAWLWENHERRAPVHLATLGSSFILCLHTSNLIPRATVATAKHPTAVCLNSTTLSIPRSTPVRQSRYLMVTPLTLPIIISPASAALPVSQSVPRLDPLHPPLAHRRTVSLETPAVHHHNHQRALVMQRKEHYRYHQVWRKPFYGSCTEREEYRSEVRQQLKRQMEEKRAGLMLKLTSKAEEAEFLQEVDRLALSSEKQQRIQHSRAMSHYRDENKKLMEQSWMDRALIRSQEALMERELLRHNPINWSGTLK; encoded by the exons ATGCTATCACTGGATTATCATATGTATCAGGCTAAAACTGAGCCTACTGTTGATACAACCTGTGCTTCCCCTACGGACAACAACACAGTCGCAACCAGGCTCAAAAACAATGACCTCAACACAGAGAACCCTGTCACTGACACACATTTTAATCCTAACTCTGACACAGACACTATGGCTGTTCCAGTTTCAGATATGAGAGTTACCAAAGAGGCTGATCCCAATGCAGTCAAGAGACAGCGGACCAGACAGGAAGATGAGGAGTCGTGCCCACCTTCTAGTATGCCGCCGGGCTGGGTGAGAGTAGTGAGACGGAGGAAAAGTGGGAAGACTGCAGGCAAAATGGACATCTATATAACAAG TCCCCAGGGACAGAGGTTCCGGTCCAGGGCGTCTCTTCAAGCTTTCCTTCTCAGAGATGCAGGAGGGGATCTACAGATAGATGACTTTGACTTCACCAAAGCCAAGAGTGGCAGTGTAGCTGTGACTCCGCTGCCAAgccaggagagacagaggaaagttCATCAGAAACACACACGTCATATCTCAGAGGCCAATATTAAAGAAGACCGGCAGAACACAGAGGAGAATATGGAAGAGGGTAGAATATTAAGCCTGCCTCCAAATAACACAAAAATAGCCAATTCCGCAAAATCCTGCAagcagaggaccagacccagagACAAGAGAACGATAATAACTCATCTGAGGCCTGACATGCCTCACCTGGCAAGGGGGAATCACAGACCGGCAGCTGGGAGAGGCACAGAAACGGGCCAACCATCAGACACAAATGAAGACATCAAAGAGACAAACATACAAGCCTCTGTGAGAAGGGGTGAGGATGATGAGACTGAGAGGCGTCTGAAGGCGGTAGTTGACGATGTCATACTGGAGAAGAGCCCCCAGAGGAGGCCGGGGCTGCTGAGAGAAAAGCTGCTCAGGCTGGCCCCGCCCACTGATCTACAAGATGCTCTCATTGGTCAAGAAGATCAACTTCCTGTGTCACTGTTACTTGTCCCAGTCCTTAGGGTGCAGTCTGCTTCTGAGAGCGAGGGGGAGGCTGAGGGTGTGGGAGTGGGGGAGACTGAGGGAGTGGAGAATATAGAGGCAGAGGTGCATGACGAAGAGCTGCCATCTCCCCAGACCACTGGAGAGCGCTGTACACCACTGAAAGATTCCCAGAGCA AACTGTTAGGAGAGAAACGGAAGACCAGTCCTTATTTCAGCCGGAAGTCAATGAGAGATG GTCTAAGCCCTCCCAGGAGGAAAGCCTTAAGGAAGTGGACCCCTCCTCGCTCCCCCTTCCACCTGGTGCAGGAGACCCTTTTCCACGACCCTTGGAAACTCCTGGTAGCCACCGTGTTCCTCAACAAAACCAGcg GTAAAATGGCCATCCCGGTGTTGTGGCAGTTCTTTAAGCTTTACCCATCAGCGGAGGAGACCAGGGGGGCAGAGTGGAAGCCCCTGTCTGTGCTGCTGAGATCTTTGGGCCTGTATGAACTGCGAGCCAAAATCATCATCAGGTTCTCTG ATGAATACCTGACCAAGCAGTGGCGCTACCCTATAGAGCTGCATGGGATTGGGAAGTATGGCAATGACTCCTACAGGATCTTctgtgtagaggagtggagacag GTTGAACCCCAGGACCACATGCTGAACAAGTACCATGCTTGGCTGTGGGAGAACCATGAGAG GAGAGCACCAGTGCATTTAGCTACGCTAGGCTCCAGCTTTATTCTCTGTCTGCACACGAGTAACCTGATTCCCAGGGCAACCGTTGCCACCGCAAAACACCCAA CTGCTGTTTGCTTGAATTCCACAACTCTGTCTATTCCTCGATCCACACCTGTCCGCCAAAGTCGCTACCTTATGGTCACTCCCCTGACATTGCCCATCATCATCTCACCTGCCTCGGCAgcactgccagtcagccag TCTGTCCCCAGACTGgaccccctccatcctcctctggccCATAGACGGACTGTCAGCCTGGAGACCCCTGCTGTGCATCACCACAACCACCAGAGGGCACTGGTTATGCAGAGAAAGGAGCACTATAG GTATCACCAGGTGTGGCGGAAGCCATTCTACGGATCCTGCACTGAAAGAGAGGAGTACAG ATCGGAGGTACGTCAGCAGCTGAAGAGgcagatggaggagaagagggcgGGGCTGATGCTGAAGTTGACCAGTAAGGCAGAGGAGGCTGAGTTTTTACAGGAAGTGGATCGCTTGGCTCTGTCCAGTGAGAAACAGCAGAGGATCCAGCACAGCAGAGCGATGAGCCACTACAGAGATGAGAACAAGAAG ctGATGGAGCAGAGCTGGATGGACAGGGCACTGATTCGCTCTCAGGAGGCCCTGATGGAGAGAGAACTGCTACGCCACAACCCCATTAATTGGAGCGGCACACTGAAATAG